The Prionailurus bengalensis isolate Pbe53 chromosome D2, Fcat_Pben_1.1_paternal_pri, whole genome shotgun sequence genome window below encodes:
- the ATOH7 gene encoding protein atonal homolog 7 produces MKSCKPSNPAAAPRAAPPCAGGAECSGTCAGAGRLESAARRRLAANARERRRMQGLNTAFDRLRRVVPQWGQDKKLSKYETLQMALSYIMALTRILAEAERFGSERDWVSLHCEHFGRDHYLPFAGAKLPGEGEPYGQRLFGFQPEPFQMAS; encoded by the coding sequence ATGAAGTCCTGCAAGCCCAGCAACCCAGCTGCGGCACCGCGCGCCGCGCCCCCGTGCGCAGGCGGCGCCGAGTGCTCGGGTACGTGCGCCGGGGCCGGGCGGCTGGAGAGCGCGGCGCGCAGGCGCCTGGCGGCCAACGCGCGTGAGCGCCGTCGAATGCAGGGACTCAACACGGCCTTCGACCGCCTGCGCCGGGTGGTGCCCCAGTGGGGCCAGGATAAAAAGCTGTCCAAGTATGAGACCTTGCAGATGGCGCTGAGCTACATCATGGCGCTGACCCGCATCCTGGCCGAGGCCGAGCGATTCGGCTCCGAACGGGACTGGGTCAGTCTCCACTGTGAGCACTTTGGCCGCGACCACTACCTTCCGTTCGCGGGCGCGAAGCTGCCGGGTGAGGGTGAGCCCTACGGCCAGAGGCTCTTCGGCTTCCAGCCGGAGCCCTTCCAGATGGCCAGTTAG